The following coding sequences lie in one Hoplias malabaricus isolate fHopMal1 chromosome 14, fHopMal1.hap1, whole genome shotgun sequence genomic window:
- the mllt1a gene encoding protein ENL isoform X2: protein MEDQCTVQVKLELGHRAQLRKKVTSEGFTHDWMVFVRGPENSDIQHFVDKVIFRLHDSFPKPKRVCKEPPYKVEESGYAGFLMPIEVYFKNKEEPKKVLFNYDLFLNLEGNPPVNHLRCEKLTFNNPTRDFRRKLVKAGGVIVVPEGAEAVSRPSPDYPMLPTIPLSAFSDPKKSKGSQPPKELTKDNSGSTKAPKPHKLAKEHRERPRKDSESKASSKGDVDRDGGSSKSSRESSSFPSSSSSSSKKPEIKVKEESKPPPKAAFKEPKLTLKEPKMEGMSPKGGGPGGGGGGGASADGKSASKRPPNADSPKPSIKKPKKGGTDSQKGAGGGGFPSTSPRVSSSTAPSGYTEKKSSKDKGRWVKSKPDTQEVKEQKKPPESDDSNSDDEVSSKSEQSAASSPSNSSSSSESSSDSDFEPQQKQGQGPLRSMVEDLQSEESDEDDSSSDEETPVKNNPPNRDSRLSLDSESDSSDGAHRPSRDPLPPPQKHTSSNNKVPGRKSPDPCLRQEKPQKKIYDKAYTEELVDLHRRLMALRERNVLQQIVNLIEETGHFNVTNTTFDFDLFSLDEPTVRKLQKYLEATTT from the exons ATGGAGGACCAG tgtacGGTGCAGGTGAAGTTGGAGCTGGGCCACCGagctcagctgaggaagaaggTCACGTCAGAGGGCTTCACTCATGACTGGATGGTGTTTGTGCGTGGACCGGAGAACAGCGATATCCAGCACTTTGTTGATAAAGTCATCTTCCGCCTGCATGACAGCTTCCCCAAGCCCAAAAGAG TATGTAAAGAGCCACCGTATAAGGTGGAGGAGTCGGGCTACGCTGGATTTCTAATGCCCATAGAGGTTTACTTCAAAAACAAG GAGGAGCCAAAGAAGGTGCTCTTCAACTACGACCTGTTTTTGAATCTGGAGGGAAACCCACCTGTCAATCACCTGCGCTGCGAGAAACTCACCTTCAACAACCCGACCCGGGACTTCCGCCGCAAACTGGTCAAAGCTGgcggg GTCATTGTGGTTCCAGAGGGGGCAGAGGCTGTGTCCAGGCCCAGTCCCGATTACCCCATGCTACCCACCATCCCACTGTCTGCCTTCTCCGACCCTAAGAAGAGTAAAGGCTCCCAGCCTCCAAAG GAGCTCACTAAAGACAACAGCGGAAGCACTAAAGCTCCGAAACCTCACAAACTCGCCAAGGAGCACCGGGAGCGACCCCGAAAGGACTCCGAAAGCAAAGCCTCGTCCAAAGGAGACGTAGACAGAGACGGCGGCAGCAGCAAGAGCAGCCGAGAGTCTTCATCCTTTCCCTCGTCTTCCTCATCCTCGTCGAAGAAGCCAGAGATCAAAGTGAAAGAGGAGAGCAAACCTCCGCCCAAAGCTGCTTTCAAAGAGCCCAAGCTGACACTCAAGGAGCCCAAAATGGAAGGAATGTCTCCGAAAGGAGGCGGTCCGGGAGGTGGGGGCGGAGGCGGGGCTTCGGCCGATGGCAAATCGGCCAGCAAGCGGCCCCCGAACGCTGACTCGCCCAAACCCAGCATCAAGAAACCTAAAAAAGGTGGGACGGACAGCCAAAAGGGTGCCGGTGGTGGGGGGTTCCCCAGCACCTCTCCTCGAGTGTCCTCCTCCACTGCCCCCTCGGGATACACCGAGAAAAAGAGCTCCAAGGACAAGGGACGCTGGGTGAAGAGCAAGCCGGACACACAGGAGGTCAAAGAGCAAAAGAAACCCCCAGAATCTGACGATTCCAACTCAGATGATGAGGTTTCGTCCAAATCTGAG CAATCCGCTGCATCCAGCCCCTCGAACTCCAGCTCCAGTTCAGAGTCCAGTTCGGATTCTGATTTTGAGCCACAGCAGAAACAAGGTCAAG GGCCACTGCGCTCTATGGTGGAGGACCTTCAGTCTGAAGAATCGGATGAAGATGACAGCAGTTCAGACGAGGAGACACCGGTCAAAAACAACCCTCCCAACCGagactccag ACTGAGTTTAGACAGCGAGAGTGACAGCAGTGACGGAGCGCACCGACCCAGCCGAGACCCCCTGCCCCCGCCGCAGAAACACACCTCTTCCAATAACAAG GTGCCAGGTAGGAAAAGCCCGGACCCTTGCCTGAGGCAGGAGAAACCCCAGAAGAAGATTTACGACAAG gcCTACACCGAGGAGTTAGTGGACCTCCATCGCAGACTAATGGCACTGAGAGAGCGCAATGTCCtacagcag ATTGTGAATCTCATCGAGGAAACCGGCCACTTCAACGTCACCAACACCACATTTGACTTTGACCTGTTCTCATTGGACGAGCCCACTGTCCGTAAACTGCAGAAGTACCTGGAGGCCACCACCACGTGA
- the mllt1a gene encoding protein ENL isoform X1, whose protein sequence is MEDQCTVQVKLELGHRAQLRKKVTSEGFTHDWMVFVRGPENSDIQHFVDKVIFRLHDSFPKPKRVCKEPPYKVEESGYAGFLMPIEVYFKNKEEPKKVLFNYDLFLNLEGNPPVNHLRCEKLTFNNPTRDFRRKLVKAGGVIVVPEGAEAVSRPSPDYPMLPTIPLSAFSDPKKSKGSQPPKELTKDNSGSTKAPKPHKLAKEHRERPRKDSESKASSKGDVDRDGGSSKSSRESSSFPSSSSSSSKKPEIKVKEESKPPPKAAFKEPKLTLKEPKMEGMSPKGGGPGGGGGGGASADGKSASKRPPNADSPKPSIKKPKKGGTDSQKGAGGGGFPSTSPRVSSSTAPSGYTEKKSSKDKGRWVKSKPDTQEVKEQKKPPESDDSNSDDEVSSKSEQSAASSPSNSSSSSESSSDSDFEPQQKQGQGPLRSMVEDLQSEESDEDDSSSDEETPVKNNPPNRDSRLSLDSESDSSDGAHRPSRDPLPPPQKHTSSNNKVPGRKSPDPCLRQEKPQKKIYDKVGRAYTEELVDLHRRLMALRERNVLQQIVNLIEETGHFNVTNTTFDFDLFSLDEPTVRKLQKYLEATTT, encoded by the exons ATGGAGGACCAG tgtacGGTGCAGGTGAAGTTGGAGCTGGGCCACCGagctcagctgaggaagaaggTCACGTCAGAGGGCTTCACTCATGACTGGATGGTGTTTGTGCGTGGACCGGAGAACAGCGATATCCAGCACTTTGTTGATAAAGTCATCTTCCGCCTGCATGACAGCTTCCCCAAGCCCAAAAGAG TATGTAAAGAGCCACCGTATAAGGTGGAGGAGTCGGGCTACGCTGGATTTCTAATGCCCATAGAGGTTTACTTCAAAAACAAG GAGGAGCCAAAGAAGGTGCTCTTCAACTACGACCTGTTTTTGAATCTGGAGGGAAACCCACCTGTCAATCACCTGCGCTGCGAGAAACTCACCTTCAACAACCCGACCCGGGACTTCCGCCGCAAACTGGTCAAAGCTGgcggg GTCATTGTGGTTCCAGAGGGGGCAGAGGCTGTGTCCAGGCCCAGTCCCGATTACCCCATGCTACCCACCATCCCACTGTCTGCCTTCTCCGACCCTAAGAAGAGTAAAGGCTCCCAGCCTCCAAAG GAGCTCACTAAAGACAACAGCGGAAGCACTAAAGCTCCGAAACCTCACAAACTCGCCAAGGAGCACCGGGAGCGACCCCGAAAGGACTCCGAAAGCAAAGCCTCGTCCAAAGGAGACGTAGACAGAGACGGCGGCAGCAGCAAGAGCAGCCGAGAGTCTTCATCCTTTCCCTCGTCTTCCTCATCCTCGTCGAAGAAGCCAGAGATCAAAGTGAAAGAGGAGAGCAAACCTCCGCCCAAAGCTGCTTTCAAAGAGCCCAAGCTGACACTCAAGGAGCCCAAAATGGAAGGAATGTCTCCGAAAGGAGGCGGTCCGGGAGGTGGGGGCGGAGGCGGGGCTTCGGCCGATGGCAAATCGGCCAGCAAGCGGCCCCCGAACGCTGACTCGCCCAAACCCAGCATCAAGAAACCTAAAAAAGGTGGGACGGACAGCCAAAAGGGTGCCGGTGGTGGGGGGTTCCCCAGCACCTCTCCTCGAGTGTCCTCCTCCACTGCCCCCTCGGGATACACCGAGAAAAAGAGCTCCAAGGACAAGGGACGCTGGGTGAAGAGCAAGCCGGACACACAGGAGGTCAAAGAGCAAAAGAAACCCCCAGAATCTGACGATTCCAACTCAGATGATGAGGTTTCGTCCAAATCTGAG CAATCCGCTGCATCCAGCCCCTCGAACTCCAGCTCCAGTTCAGAGTCCAGTTCGGATTCTGATTTTGAGCCACAGCAGAAACAAGGTCAAG GGCCACTGCGCTCTATGGTGGAGGACCTTCAGTCTGAAGAATCGGATGAAGATGACAGCAGTTCAGACGAGGAGACACCGGTCAAAAACAACCCTCCCAACCGagactccag ACTGAGTTTAGACAGCGAGAGTGACAGCAGTGACGGAGCGCACCGACCCAGCCGAGACCCCCTGCCCCCGCCGCAGAAACACACCTCTTCCAATAACAAG GTGCCAGGTAGGAAAAGCCCGGACCCTTGCCTGAGGCAGGAGAAACCCCAGAAGAAGATTTACGACAAGGTAGGAAGg gcCTACACCGAGGAGTTAGTGGACCTCCATCGCAGACTAATGGCACTGAGAGAGCGCAATGTCCtacagcag ATTGTGAATCTCATCGAGGAAACCGGCCACTTCAACGTCACCAACACCACATTTGACTTTGACCTGTTCTCATTGGACGAGCCCACTGTCCGTAAACTGCAGAAGTACCTGGAGGCCACCACCACGTGA